GGTtagcaaattaactaaaccacgtgctatttatttgtaattaagCCAATAATCAAGCAGATTTCTTCATCTTTTCCGCCATATAACCGCAGGTAGAAGAAAAGCTTTGCATTCTGGATATCTGTGGAGACCTTTAACTCACTTAAATGCAAAATATCTCTCATGTTAGATAAAATAGGATACAGTTCACGATAAATGGCTCTGCAACTTTACCATCTGCCACCAGTTTCCTCCTTATCCCCTCCGTCGTCGTCTTCATGTTGTGTCCGGGCCCATTTTCTCTTCTTCTACCACCAACAACGGAGGCTCTACGAACCTTCTCTGAGAATAAGTAATGCTAGCAAAAGGAGACACACGGGTTTGTTCGTCGGCAAAGAAGACCTTGAACTGCGAATCCAAgaggaagaagacgaagaagaagacgatgatgaagatgaagaagaagacacAACACCTCCCAGTCCTGAAGACCTCCAGTACATTCAAGAAATTAAGAGGGTCTGTTTCTAATTTCTATGTTTATGATTATTGTTTCGCATTTTATATTATCACTAATTGCTGAATTTCTTCATATGATTAGGTCTTGGATCTTCTCAAGAAAAACAGGGACATGCTCTTTAATGAGGTAAATTTTATGTTTACTTATTCGGCAACTAATCTTTAATTTTGTGTTCGTAACGCCAATCAACTATACTACTTGTTTGTTGCTAATGTGATTTTCTACCTGTTTCATTTCTTTCTGTTTGGCTGCTTTGATTGAAATTATTGAGCTAaataaatttgtgtttgggTATGTAATATGATTGGATTCAAATTATATTGTCCgttttcaatttattttcagGTTAAGCTGACAATATCGATTGAGGATCCAAGAGAAGTTGAACGGAGGAGGC
The DNA window shown above is from Euphorbia lathyris chromosome 1, ddEupLath1.1, whole genome shotgun sequence and carries:
- the LOC136206627 gene encoding ycf3-interacting protein 1, chloroplastic, which codes for MALQLYHLPPVSSLSPPSSSSCCVRAHFLFFYHQQRRLYEPSLRISNASKRRHTGLFVGKEDLELRIQEEEDEEEDDDEDEEEDTTPPSPEDLQYIQEIKRVLDLLKKNRDMLFNEVKLTISIEDPREVERRRLLGIEDPDAPTREDLAEALEQVNEGKVPKNRTALQLLAEEMINWPNIEVEIKKSKPRKSLYAKATDTGIDIREAAKRLKIDWDSAAEIEEIDNKDETEVPAAVGYAALYLVTALPVIIGISVVLILFYNSLQ